The following proteins are encoded in a genomic region of Alistipes shahii WAL 8301:
- a CDS encoding LytTR family DNA-binding domain-containing protein — MTLDPAEISYVESNDSEVWIHTAGGLAYRTKTRISQWETQLDSRFLRIHRSFIVNTARIDRCCPAHVEIGGMTIEISRKYREAARRQLTEQAANA; from the coding sequence ATCACGCTCGACCCCGCGGAAATCAGCTACGTCGAATCGAACGACAGCGAAGTGTGGATTCACACCGCCGGGGGCCTCGCCTACCGCACCAAAACCCGCATTTCGCAATGGGAGACACAGTTGGACAGCCGTTTCCTGCGCATCCACCGCTCGTTCATCGTCAACACGGCGCGCATCGACCGCTGCTGCCCGGCACACGTGGAGATCGGCGGAATGACCATCGAGATTTCGCGCAAATACCGGGAGGCCGCGCGCCGACAGCTCACAGAGCAGGCCGCAAACGCCTAA
- a CDS encoding response regulator, with amino-acid sequence MVKILWVDDEVELLKPHVLFLQQKGYEVDTCNNGYDAIDMASEGAYDLIILDEMMPGMTGLETLPKIKEVRPTTPVIMVTKSEEENIMDKAVGSKIADYLIKPVNPNQVLLSIKKNVHQQQLVTEQTTADYRSEFGRISSSLQMADTFQDWCALYRKLTAWEVELAESTDQSIKEVLTYQKSEANQEFCKFVRRNYYNWINKRSDDTPVMSHTLMRTNIFPVVDENPKTTLLLIDNFRYDQWRSISSLLRGWYDVAQDDFYCAILPTATQYARNAVFAGLMPLAIDRLMPNKWLNDNEEGGKNQYEEEFLKRLMSQNGKNWKFSFDKLVRPEQGRKLVDNIQKVYDADFSVIVYNFLDILSHARTETDIIRELTEDDAAFRSLTRSWFEHSDLYTILKLLSERGHTVVITSDHGTIRVDNPVKVTGDRETSANLRYKTGRNLAYNSREVYEILKPEDVQLPSSNLTSSYIFAYNTDFLVYNNDANRHIRYYRNTFQHGGISMEEMIVPYIVLKPKQ; translated from the coding sequence ATGGTCAAAATACTCTGGGTCGACGACGAAGTCGAACTGCTGAAACCCCACGTGCTGTTCCTGCAGCAGAAGGGCTATGAAGTGGACACCTGCAACAACGGATACGACGCGATCGACATGGCTTCCGAAGGAGCCTACGACCTGATCATCCTCGACGAAATGATGCCCGGCATGACGGGACTCGAAACCCTTCCCAAGATCAAGGAGGTGCGCCCCACGACGCCCGTGATCATGGTCACCAAGAGCGAGGAGGAGAACATCATGGACAAGGCCGTGGGGTCGAAGATCGCCGACTACCTCATCAAGCCCGTCAACCCCAACCAGGTGCTGCTCTCGATCAAGAAGAACGTGCACCAGCAACAGCTGGTGACCGAGCAGACCACCGCCGACTACCGTTCGGAGTTCGGCCGCATCTCGTCCTCGCTCCAGATGGCCGACACGTTCCAGGACTGGTGCGCGCTCTACCGCAAACTCACCGCATGGGAGGTCGAACTGGCGGAATCCACCGACCAGAGCATCAAGGAGGTGCTGACCTACCAGAAAAGCGAGGCCAACCAGGAGTTCTGCAAGTTCGTGCGCCGCAACTACTACAACTGGATCAACAAGCGCTCGGACGACACCCCCGTGATGTCGCACACGCTCATGCGCACCAACATCTTCCCCGTCGTCGACGAGAACCCCAAGACCACGCTGCTGCTGATCGACAACTTCCGCTACGACCAGTGGCGGTCGATTTCGTCGCTGCTGCGGGGCTGGTACGACGTGGCGCAGGACGACTTTTACTGCGCCATCCTCCCCACCGCCACGCAGTACGCCCGCAACGCCGTCTTCGCGGGGCTGATGCCGCTGGCCATCGACCGCCTGATGCCCAACAAGTGGCTCAACGACAACGAGGAGGGCGGCAAGAACCAGTACGAGGAGGAGTTTCTGAAGCGGCTGATGAGCCAGAACGGCAAGAACTGGAAGTTCTCGTTCGACAAGCTGGTGCGCCCGGAGCAGGGGCGCAAGCTGGTGGACAACATCCAGAAGGTCTACGACGCCGATTTCTCGGTCATCGTCTACAACTTCCTCGACATCCTTTCGCACGCACGTACCGAGACCGACATCATCCGCGAACTCACGGAGGACGACGCGGCGTTCCGCTCGCTGACGCGCTCGTGGTTCGAGCACTCGGACCTTTACACCATCCTCAAGCTCCTCTCCGAGCGGGGACACACCGTCGTCATCACCTCGGACCACGGCACGATCCGCGTGGACAACCCGGTGAAGGTGACCGGCGACCGCGAGACCTCGGCCAACCTGCGCTACAAGACGGGCCGCAACCTCGCGTACAACTCCCGCGAAGTCTACGAAATCCTGAAACCCGAGGACGTGCAGCTGCCGTCGAGCAACCTCACGTCGAGCTACATCTTCGCCTACAACACCGATTTCCTCGTCTACAACAACGACGCGAACCGCCACATCCGCTACTACCGCAACACGTTCCAGCACGGCGGAATTTCGATGGAGGAGATGATCGTACCGTATATCGTTCTAAAGCCAAAACAATAG
- a CDS encoding NUDIX hydrolase, with translation MNRTVYFADRAVAFTAEAPGGAWYAVAAEACGGISRAKILNFLESHNSVAVVSDDPDRAFAAFAAEFTPVEAAGGVVVNDCGEWLMIHRNGRWDLPKGHLECGERIEECAAREVEEETGVAARVVRPLCETLHAYYFPKTARWELKRTHWYELHASGCAGLTPQTEEGIDSAVWCAPREVADNLRDAFPTIRCVAAAMGRN, from the coding sequence ATGAACCGTACCGTTTATTTCGCCGACAGGGCCGTGGCGTTCACGGCCGAAGCTCCCGGCGGGGCGTGGTACGCCGTTGCGGCCGAAGCCTGCGGCGGCATATCACGGGCCAAGATACTGAATTTTCTCGAATCGCACAACTCCGTGGCCGTCGTTTCGGACGATCCCGACAGGGCTTTCGCGGCCTTTGCGGCGGAGTTCACGCCGGTCGAGGCGGCGGGCGGCGTGGTGGTGAACGACTGCGGCGAGTGGCTGATGATCCACCGCAACGGCCGCTGGGACCTGCCCAAAGGGCATCTGGAGTGCGGGGAGCGCATCGAGGAGTGCGCTGCGCGTGAGGTCGAAGAGGAGACGGGCGTGGCGGCTCGGGTCGTGCGGCCGCTGTGCGAGACGCTGCACGCCTACTATTTTCCGAAAACTGCGCGCTGGGAACTGAAACGGACCCACTGGTACGAACTGCATGCGTCCGGGTGCGCCGGTCTGACGCCCCAGACCGAGGAGGGGATCGACTCCGCGGTGTGGTGTGCGCCCCGCGAGGTGGCAGACAATCTGCGCGACGCTTTCCCGACGATCCGCTGCGTGGCGGCGGCTATGGGCCGAAATTAG
- a CDS encoding MutS-related protein: MRPTDYIASLFKPSGGPGGESAAYDFDPIGSYFYNCPAEEGVFQIVDAETTADLDLNAVFEKIDRTTSRVGQQYLYARLRTLRGEEDAADFDRRVGAFENDDELTQRCAGHLARLAGDDAYDLCRLIFDTPVRVRRIGLIYALTAAAAAALLLAPFYPALLLLFVAIYAVNMYIHYSNKINISLYTSAVKQLSTALKTARYLAAEGVPGSDEAARPIRRVAEVEHRSRIVGTQGDGGNELAAVGWLAFELVKIAFNIEVILFHRFTGSIATHRDAIHDVFRFIGRTDAAISVMRLRRAAKTCRPTFTDGKYLEAVQVVHPLIEGCTANTLTLDGTGLLLTGSNMSGKTTFIRTVMLNALLGETLCTCFAERFTAPYMRLHSSIRISDDITEGTSYYLQEVLTVKRLLEDADRPAACLFVLDELFKGTNTTERIAAGKAVLARLNRGPHIVLAATHDIELAELLRGDGYELHHFREEVADGRLVFDYCLHTGPLTTRNAIRILELYDYPPELIAEAYDTQQKLLGNG; encoded by the coding sequence ATGAGACCGACCGACTACATCGCTTCGCTGTTCAAGCCTTCCGGAGGCCCCGGAGGGGAGTCTGCGGCATATGACTTCGATCCGATCGGCAGTTATTTCTACAACTGCCCGGCCGAAGAGGGAGTCTTTCAGATCGTCGACGCCGAGACGACGGCCGACCTCGACCTGAACGCCGTGTTCGAAAAGATCGACCGCACGACCTCACGTGTCGGCCAGCAATACCTCTACGCCCGGCTGCGGACGCTGCGGGGCGAGGAGGATGCCGCGGATTTCGACCGCCGGGTCGGTGCTTTCGAAAACGACGACGAACTGACGCAACGGTGCGCCGGACACCTTGCACGCCTCGCGGGCGACGACGCCTACGACCTCTGCCGGCTGATCTTCGACACCCCGGTCCGGGTCCGCCGCATCGGACTGATCTACGCGCTGACCGCTGCGGCCGCGGCCGCGCTGCTTCTCGCGCCGTTTTATCCGGCGCTGTTGCTGCTCTTCGTGGCGATCTACGCGGTCAACATGTATATTCATTACAGCAACAAAATCAACATCTCCCTCTACACATCGGCCGTAAAGCAGCTTTCCACGGCCCTGAAAACCGCGCGGTACCTTGCGGCAGAGGGGGTTCCCGGCTCGGACGAAGCCGCACGGCCGATCCGCCGGGTCGCCGAGGTCGAGCACCGCAGCCGCATCGTCGGCACGCAGGGCGACGGAGGCAACGAACTGGCGGCCGTCGGATGGCTGGCATTCGAGCTGGTGAAGATCGCGTTCAACATCGAGGTGATTCTTTTCCACCGCTTCACCGGCAGCATCGCGACTCACCGCGACGCCATCCACGACGTGTTCCGCTTCATCGGCCGGACCGACGCGGCCATCTCGGTCATGCGCCTGCGCCGCGCCGCGAAGACCTGCCGCCCGACGTTCACCGACGGCAAATACCTCGAAGCCGTGCAGGTCGTGCATCCTTTGATCGAGGGCTGCACAGCGAACACCCTGACGCTCGACGGCACGGGGCTGCTGCTCACCGGGTCGAACATGTCGGGCAAAACCACCTTCATCCGGACGGTGATGCTCAACGCCCTGTTGGGCGAGACCCTCTGCACCTGTTTTGCGGAGCGGTTCACGGCGCCCTACATGCGGCTCCACTCGTCGATCCGCATTTCGGACGACATCACCGAAGGGACGAGCTACTATTTGCAGGAGGTGCTCACCGTCAAGCGGCTGCTCGAAGACGCGGACCGGCCCGCGGCGTGCCTCTTCGTGCTCGACGAACTGTTCAAGGGCACGAACACCACCGAACGTATCGCGGCCGGGAAAGCCGTGCTGGCGCGCCTCAACCGCGGGCCGCACATCGTGCTGGCCGCCACGCACGACATCGAACTGGCCGAACTGCTGCGCGGCGACGGCTACGAACTGCACCACTTCCGTGAAGAGGTGGCCGACGGGCGGCTGGTATTCGACTACTGCCTGCACACCGGTCCCCTCACCACGCGCAACGCCATCCGCATTCTGGAGCTGTACGACTACCCGCCCGAACTGATCGCCGAGGCGTACGACACGCAGCAGAAACTGCTCGGCAACGGTTAA
- a CDS encoding thioredoxin family protein has product MEIKVLGTGCAGCKVLHETVKQVVAELKLAATVVKEEDIMKIMSYNVMALPALVVDEQVVAKGRKLSLAEVKELLTK; this is encoded by the coding sequence ATGGAGATTAAAGTATTGGGAACGGGGTGCGCCGGATGCAAGGTACTCCACGAAACGGTAAAGCAGGTGGTCGCCGAGTTGAAATTGGCGGCGACGGTCGTAAAGGAAGAGGACATCATGAAAATCATGTCCTACAATGTGATGGCCCTGCCGGCGTTGGTCGTGGATGAGCAGGTCGTAGCCAAAGGGCGGAAATTATCGCTTGCAGAGGTCAAGGAACTGCTGACAAAATAA
- a CDS encoding transglutaminase domain-containing protein, protein MKKLFKIAGIALLSLIGLLLAIFLLARFVFREQAIDYLTGLEKQQRVELLRAAGPYAADTVQYRFTYKQDTVRAREIREYFRLDTLVNPAATTWDNARALAQFVARNIPHANQKVHPETRNAIGLWEYTRTVEPAFNCRLHSILLHELLLSQGIVNRFVTCLPADSLDRDCHVVNLVWLPECEKWAMIDSDMQSYVASPEGEALSLEEMRQRTVAGEPMAVHRLLGTRDPENYLSYWAKNLYWFTCWEQTGYDKEVGYEGRAIALLPPGFEGFSLNESTVRTSDADRFWAAPQPAE, encoded by the coding sequence ATGAAAAAACTCTTCAAAATCGCAGGTATCGCTCTGCTTTCGCTCATCGGCCTGCTGCTGGCAATCTTTCTGCTGGCCCGTTTCGTCTTCCGCGAACAGGCCATTGACTATCTGACCGGTCTCGAAAAACAGCAGCGCGTGGAGCTGCTCCGCGCCGCAGGCCCTTACGCCGCCGACACCGTGCAGTATCGCTTCACCTATAAACAGGACACCGTCCGCGCCCGTGAAATCCGCGAATACTTCCGGCTCGACACCCTCGTGAATCCCGCCGCGACGACCTGGGACAACGCCCGCGCGCTGGCGCAGTTCGTCGCCCGGAACATTCCCCACGCCAATCAGAAAGTCCACCCCGAAACGCGCAACGCAATCGGACTGTGGGAGTATACCCGTACCGTAGAACCGGCTTTCAACTGCCGCCTGCACTCGATCCTGCTCCACGAGCTGCTGCTCTCGCAAGGGATCGTCAACCGCTTCGTGACGTGCCTTCCGGCCGACTCGCTCGATCGGGACTGCCACGTGGTCAACCTCGTTTGGCTGCCCGAATGCGAGAAATGGGCGATGATAGACTCGGACATGCAATCCTACGTCGCCTCGCCCGAAGGCGAAGCGCTCTCACTCGAAGAGATGCGGCAGCGCACCGTCGCCGGAGAGCCGATGGCCGTACACCGGCTTCTCGGAACACGCGACCCGGAGAATTACCTCTCCTACTGGGCCAAGAACCTCTACTGGTTCACTTGTTGGGAGCAGACCGGATACGACAAGGAGGTCGGATACGAAGGCCGCGCCATCGCCCTGCTGCCCCCGGGGTTCGAGGGATTCTCGCTGAATGAATCCACCGTCCGGACCTCCGACGCCGACCGTTTCTGGGCCGCCCCGCAGCCGGCGGAATGA
- a CDS encoding ArsR/SmtB family transcription factor, producing MTKKAYTDQEEQIARFAKAMGHPARMAILQFLVRQDSCFFGDIHEVLPIAKATVSQHLKELKEAGLIQGEIETPKVRYCINRANWTVARNLFVGFFCDCKDKDSCCG from the coding sequence ATGACGAAAAAGGCCTATACGGACCAGGAGGAACAAATTGCCCGCTTTGCCAAGGCGATGGGGCATCCGGCGCGGATGGCTATTCTGCAATTCCTTGTCAGGCAGGACAGTTGCTTTTTCGGGGATATTCACGAAGTGTTGCCGATTGCCAAAGCGACCGTATCGCAGCATCTAAAGGAGTTGAAAGAGGCCGGATTGATACAGGGTGAAATCGAAACACCGAAAGTCCGTTATTGTATCAACCGTGCGAATTGGACGGTGGCGCGCAATCTTTTTGTCGGTTTCTTCTGTGACTGCAAGGACAAAGATTCCTGCTGCGGGTGA
- a CDS encoding nitrophenyl compound nitroreductase subunit ArsF family protein, giving the protein MKRLLLLVAAAAFAACGNNPRKTVADRQQDDCVEVLCFYGAKRCATCIAIETGVKEVVETDFAGQVGAGEVYFRIIDIAKPENEALADRYEVTWSALLLNKWRDGKETVTDLTQFAFANARTNPEQFKAELCAEIRKQLGE; this is encoded by the coding sequence ATGAAAAGATTATTGTTGCTTGTGGCTGCCGCAGCATTTGCCGCCTGCGGAAATAATCCGCGAAAAACCGTTGCCGATAGGCAGCAGGATGATTGTGTCGAAGTGCTTTGTTTCTACGGGGCAAAACGCTGCGCGACCTGTATTGCGATTGAAACCGGCGTGAAAGAGGTTGTCGAAACCGATTTCGCCGGGCAGGTTGGGGCCGGAGAGGTGTATTTTCGTATTATTGACATTGCAAAGCCGGAAAATGAAGCGTTGGCCGACAGATATGAAGTGACGTGGTCGGCGCTGTTGCTGAATAAATGGCGGGACGGGAAAGAAACCGTAACCGATTTGACGCAGTTCGCCTTTGCCAATGCTCGCACGAATCCGGAGCAATTTAAAGCGGAACTCTGTGCCGAAATTCGAAAACAGTTGGGCGAATAG
- a CDS encoding aromatic aminobenezylarsenical efflux permease ArsG family transporter → MECLQHLLDGSTVPILTAFLLGLLTAVSPCPLATNIAAVGYISKDLENRRRVFLNGLLYTLGRVATYTLLGAVLIAVLRAGASVFAIQKAIGKWGEMLIAPALILIGLFMLFGHRLNLPNFGFSGRGERMGRGGGWGALLLGILFSLAFCPTSGVFYFGMLIPMSAAETGGYLLPAVFAVATGLPVVIVAWLLAYSVAGLGAFYNRMQAIQKWLSRIVGLLFIAVGIYYGAIYFC, encoded by the coding sequence ATGGAATGTTTGCAGCACTTGCTGGACGGCTCGACCGTTCCGATACTGACCGCTTTTCTGCTCGGCCTGCTGACCGCCGTAAGCCCCTGCCCGCTGGCGACGAACATCGCCGCGGTGGGTTATATCTCGAAGGATTTGGAAAACCGCCGCCGCGTTTTTCTCAATGGCTTGCTTTACACGCTCGGACGTGTCGCGACCTACACGTTGCTGGGTGCGGTGCTGATTGCTGTGCTGCGTGCGGGGGCGAGTGTTTTCGCCATTCAGAAGGCAATCGGCAAATGGGGAGAAATGCTGATCGCTCCGGCGCTGATTCTGATCGGATTGTTTATGCTCTTCGGACATCGGCTCAACCTGCCGAATTTCGGGTTCTCGGGGCGCGGCGAGCGGATGGGGCGGGGTGGCGGATGGGGTGCGCTGTTGCTCGGCATTCTTTTTTCTCTGGCGTTCTGCCCGACGAGCGGCGTTTTCTATTTCGGAATGCTTATTCCGATGTCGGCCGCAGAAACGGGCGGTTATCTCCTGCCTGCCGTATTCGCTGTCGCTACGGGGCTTCCTGTGGTCATCGTCGCATGGCTGTTGGCGTACAGCGTTGCCGGGTTGGGCGCATTCTACAACCGGATGCAGGCGATTCAAAAGTGGCTCTCGCGGATTGTAGGCTTGCTTTTTATAGCCGTGGGCATTTATTATGGAGCAATTTATTTCTGTTAA
- the tsaE gene encoding tRNA (adenosine(37)-N6)-threonylcarbamoyltransferase complex ATPase subunit type 1 TsaE: protein MKTIHITSQDELPQVAGAIIGSLGRRTVVAFRGEMGAGKTTLIREIAAELGAADTVTSPTFAIVNQYKGEGNRRIHHFDFYRINDLREAFDFGYEEYFYSGDLCLVEWPEKIEQLLPDNTMTVRITVDSDTARTFEID from the coding sequence ATGAAAACCATTCACATCACCTCGCAGGACGAGCTTCCGCAGGTCGCCGGGGCGATCATCGGCTCGCTGGGCCGCCGCACGGTGGTCGCCTTCCGCGGCGAGATGGGCGCGGGCAAAACCACGCTCATCCGTGAAATCGCCGCAGAACTCGGGGCCGCCGACACCGTGACCAGCCCCACGTTCGCCATCGTCAACCAATACAAGGGCGAGGGCAACCGACGCATCCACCACTTCGATTTCTACCGCATCAACGACCTGCGGGAAGCCTTCGACTTCGGTTACGAGGAGTATTTCTACTCGGGAGACCTGTGTCTGGTGGAGTGGCCCGAGAAGATCGAACAGCTGCTGCCCGACAACACGATGACGGTGCGCATCACCGTAGACAGCGACACGGCACGCACCTTCGAGATCGACTGA
- a CDS encoding alpha/beta hydrolase family protein — MKKILLMTAIAAMGLGGCDKRPEPLKIDNALTAEEIAAGRLTPEVMWKMSRAGGSSLSPDGRTLLYQQTDYNMAENRGVTTIRVEDMDSKAVTCLTDFTSNSLSPKWSADGRHIYFLSDRGGSMQVWRMNASGGDATQITGSGDGVPDVEGFGVSPDGKHIWWVQTVRTADRRSSDIYKDMDKSKARIYDDLMARHWDYWDEGEYRHIFVGELSKGVVTGGRDIMPDAQWDAPLAPYFDMAEIAWNNAGTMLAYTCKPLTGTAYAVSTDSDIFVYDLESGATQNICKPTNFNTGKPVNDQAAMVGYDKYPVWSPDDSKIAFLSQRRAGNESDKARLFVYDCHTAEMQDLTADFDYNAQNVVWSGNDLIYFIAPIEATHQICRVAPSVGEVEVITRGDHDINAFTMAGERIAAEMCTISMATEFFEINPEDGSLAQISAINKSVYDNIRMGEVQKRWVKTTDGKQMLTWVILPPDFDPSQKYPVLLYCQGGPQSVVSQFWSYRWNFQLMAAQGYIVVAPNRRGLPSFGQEWLDQISGDYSGQNIRDYLSAIDDVAREPWADRERMGCVGASYGGYSVYFLAGCHEKRFKAFISHCGIFDFDSMYGETEELFFVNNDYGGPYWDTANATAQRSYANSPHKFVSKWDTPILIITGEKDFRIPYTQSLEAFTAARTLGIPARLVAFENEAHQVFKPQNSLVWNREFFGWLDKYVK; from the coding sequence ATGAAAAAAATTCTCCTGATGACGGCTATTGCAGCTATGGGCCTCGGCGGATGCGACAAGCGTCCCGAGCCTCTGAAGATCGACAATGCGCTGACGGCCGAAGAGATCGCCGCCGGACGCCTCACCCCCGAGGTGATGTGGAAGATGAGCCGCGCGGGCGGCTCGTCGCTCTCGCCCGACGGCCGGACGCTCCTCTACCAGCAGACCGACTACAACATGGCCGAGAACCGCGGCGTGACGACGATCCGGGTCGAGGACATGGACTCGAAGGCCGTGACATGCCTGACGGACTTCACGTCGAACAGCCTCTCGCCGAAGTGGAGCGCCGACGGACGGCACATCTATTTCCTCTCGGACCGCGGCGGTTCGATGCAGGTGTGGCGGATGAACGCCTCGGGCGGCGACGCGACGCAGATCACGGGCAGCGGCGACGGCGTTCCCGACGTGGAGGGCTTCGGCGTAAGCCCCGACGGAAAGCACATCTGGTGGGTGCAGACCGTGCGGACGGCCGACCGCCGTTCGTCGGACATCTACAAGGACATGGACAAATCGAAAGCCCGCATCTACGACGACCTGATGGCCCGCCACTGGGACTACTGGGACGAGGGCGAATACCGCCACATCTTCGTCGGCGAGCTGAGCAAGGGAGTCGTGACGGGCGGCAGGGACATCATGCCCGACGCGCAGTGGGACGCCCCGCTGGCGCCCTATTTCGACATGGCCGAGATCGCCTGGAACAACGCCGGGACGATGCTGGCCTACACCTGCAAACCGCTGACGGGCACCGCCTACGCCGTGTCGACCGATTCGGACATCTTCGTCTACGACCTCGAAAGCGGCGCGACGCAAAACATCTGCAAGCCCACCAACTTCAATACCGGCAAACCCGTCAACGATCAGGCGGCCATGGTCGGCTACGACAAATATCCCGTCTGGTCGCCCGATGATTCGAAGATCGCCTTCCTCTCGCAGCGCCGCGCAGGCAACGAGTCGGACAAGGCCCGCCTGTTCGTCTACGACTGCCACACCGCCGAAATGCAGGACCTCACCGCCGACTTCGACTACAACGCCCAGAACGTCGTCTGGAGCGGCAACGACCTGATCTATTTCATCGCCCCGATCGAGGCGACGCACCAGATCTGCCGCGTCGCGCCGTCGGTCGGCGAGGTGGAGGTCATCACCCGCGGCGACCACGACATCAACGCCTTCACGATGGCCGGGGAGCGGATCGCCGCCGAGATGTGCACGATCTCGATGGCCACGGAGTTCTTCGAGATAAATCCGGAGGACGGCTCTTTGGCGCAAATCTCGGCCATCAACAAATCGGTCTACGACAATATCAGGATGGGCGAGGTGCAGAAACGCTGGGTCAAGACCACCGACGGCAAGCAGATGCTGACGTGGGTGATCCTGCCGCCCGATTTCGACCCGTCGCAAAAATATCCGGTGCTGCTCTACTGCCAGGGCGGCCCGCAGAGCGTCGTATCGCAGTTCTGGAGCTACCGCTGGAATTTTCAGCTGATGGCAGCGCAGGGATATATCGTCGTCGCGCCGAACCGCCGCGGCCTGCCCTCGTTCGGACAGGAGTGGCTCGACCAGATTTCGGGCGACTACTCGGGCCAGAACATCCGCGACTACCTCTCGGCCATCGACGACGTGGCCCGCGAACCGTGGGCCGACCGGGAGCGCATGGGCTGCGTCGGGGCGTCGTACGGCGGCTATTCGGTCTATTTCCTCGCCGGATGCCACGAGAAGCGTTTCAAGGCCTTCATCTCCCACTGCGGCATCTTCGATTTCGACTCGATGTACGGCGAAACCGAGGAGCTGTTCTTCGTCAACAACGACTACGGAGGCCCCTACTGGGACACGGCGAACGCCACGGCACAGCGTTCCTACGCCAACTCGCCGCACAAGTTCGTCTCGAAATGGGACACGCCAATCCTGATCATCACCGGCGAGAAGGATTTCCGCATCCCCTACACCCAGTCGCTCGAAGCCTTCACGGCGGCCCGCACGCTGGGCATTCCGGCGCGGCTCGTGGCGTTCGAAAACGAGGCGCATCAGGTCTTCAAACCCCAGAACTCGCTGGTCTGGAACCGCGAATTCTTCGGCTGGCTCGACAAGTACGTAAAATAG
- a CDS encoding permease: MIQRFADWLVYGVFGMSAETHFGSAVNFFFYDSVKILILLFLISMVMGIVNAYFPIDKLRHYLTTRKLYGFQYLFASLFGAITPFCSCSSIPLFIGFVKGGIPLGVTFAFLITSPLVNEVAVAMFLGSFGLRATAIYVVSGILLGMIGGFVLGRFRLERYLSPWVRQLQAQSDTKSEVWAEERTPFVRRLPVIVRDAWGIVRGVLVYVLIGIGAGAAMHGYVPEGFFEQYMSKDNWFAVPLAVVCAVPMYANAAGIVPVVQVFVTKGIPLGTAIAFMMGVVGLSLPEATMLKKVMTWRLIGIFFGVMTLFFILSGYVFNMCL, from the coding sequence ATGATTCAACGATTTGCCGACTGGCTCGTCTACGGCGTATTCGGGATGAGCGCCGAAACACATTTCGGAAGCGCTGTCAATTTCTTTTTCTACGACAGTGTCAAAATTCTGATCCTGCTGTTCTTGATCAGTATGGTAATGGGAATCGTCAATGCCTATTTTCCGATTGACAAACTGCGCCATTACCTTACGACCCGCAAACTGTACGGGTTTCAATACCTTTTTGCATCGCTGTTCGGGGCTATCACGCCGTTTTGCTCCTGCTCGTCGATCCCGTTGTTTATCGGTTTTGTCAAAGGCGGGATTCCTTTGGGTGTGACATTTGCGTTTCTGATTACCTCGCCGCTTGTGAATGAGGTTGCCGTGGCGATGTTCCTTGGTTCGTTCGGCCTGCGGGCGACGGCGATTTATGTTGTGAGCGGCATTCTGCTCGGCATGATCGGTGGCTTTGTACTCGGCCGCTTCAGGCTGGAACGCTATCTTTCGCCGTGGGTGCGGCAGCTGCAGGCGCAGTCCGATACGAAATCGGAAGTTTGGGCGGAAGAGCGCACGCCGTTCGTTCGACGGCTTCCCGTCATTGTGCGCGATGCGTGGGGTATTGTGCGGGGTGTGCTGGTATATGTGTTGATCGGTATCGGTGCAGGTGCGGCGATGCACGGGTATGTGCCCGAAGGATTTTTCGAGCAATATATGTCGAAAGATAATTGGTTTGCCGTGCCATTGGCTGTCGTTTGCGCCGTACCGATGTATGCCAACGCCGCCGGAATCGTTCCGGTGGTGCAGGTCTTCGTGACCAAAGGCATTCCGCTGGGGACGGCTATCGCCTTTATGATGGGCGTTGTCGGGTTATCGTTGCCGGAAGCCACGATGTTGAAAAAGGTGATGACATGGCGGCTGATCGGGATATTCTTCGGAGTGATGACTTTATTCTTTATTCTGTCGGGATATGTGTTTAATATGTGCTTGTAA